A portion of the Corynebacterium jeikeium genome contains these proteins:
- the hisD gene encoding histidinol dehydrogenase encodes MLSTIDLRGQTPTTATLRRVLPRGAADVDSMIPTVKPVVDDVAVRGVEAAMEYSEKFDRIRPASMRVPAEVIDAAEAALEDDVRSALQESIGRVRAFHAAQKPNDKTVEILPGGIVREKWIPVSRVGLYVPGGNAVYPSSVLMNVIPAQEAGVESLVVASPPQADNDGWPHPTILAACKLLGVTEVWAVGGAQAVALLAYGDENESLEPVDMVTGPGNIFVTAAKRLCRSVVGIDAEAGPTEIAILADNTADPVSVAYDLISQAEHDVMAASVLITDDADFAATVDREVENRYEVTMNADRVREALTGDQSGIVLVDDMNIGIQVADAYAAEHLEIHTENAQADAERITNAGAIFIGRFSPVPLGDYSAGSNHVLPTSGTARHASGLSTHTFLKSVHMIDYNEAALKEVADSVVVLANEERLPAHGEAIRARFETLLGSEDNGAEKGNN; translated from the coding sequence ATGTTGTCCACTATTGATCTTCGCGGTCAGACTCCCACCACCGCCACTCTGCGTCGAGTGTTGCCGCGTGGTGCGGCAGACGTTGATTCGATGATTCCCACGGTCAAGCCCGTTGTCGATGACGTGGCAGTCCGTGGTGTGGAAGCGGCGATGGAGTACTCCGAGAAGTTTGACCGTATTCGTCCGGCATCCATGCGCGTTCCAGCGGAGGTTATCGATGCCGCGGAAGCTGCGCTGGAAGACGATGTCCGCTCTGCTCTGCAGGAGTCCATCGGGCGCGTGCGCGCGTTCCACGCTGCTCAGAAGCCGAATGATAAGACTGTTGAAATTCTGCCCGGCGGCATTGTCCGCGAGAAGTGGATTCCGGTTTCGCGCGTCGGTCTTTACGTCCCCGGGGGCAACGCCGTCTACCCGTCGTCCGTATTGATGAACGTCATCCCAGCTCAGGAAGCTGGTGTGGAGTCCCTCGTCGTCGCCTCTCCGCCGCAGGCCGACAACGACGGCTGGCCGCACCCGACCATCCTGGCTGCCTGCAAGCTGCTTGGCGTGACCGAGGTGTGGGCCGTCGGTGGTGCACAGGCCGTCGCACTGCTCGCATACGGCGATGAAAACGAGAGCCTCGAGCCGGTCGACATGGTCACCGGTCCGGGCAACATCTTCGTTACCGCCGCCAAACGCCTGTGCCGCTCGGTCGTCGGTATCGACGCCGAAGCTGGCCCGACCGAAATTGCCATTCTCGCAGATAACACCGCTGATCCTGTCTCCGTCGCCTACGACCTGATTTCCCAGGCTGAGCACGACGTCATGGCCGCCAGCGTGCTTATCACCGACGACGCCGATTTCGCCGCCACCGTCGACCGCGAGGTCGAAAACCGCTACGAGGTCACCATGAACGCCGACCGCGTTCGCGAGGCGCTCACCGGCGATCAGTCTGGCATCGTGCTTGTCGACGACATGAATATCGGCATCCAGGTTGCAGATGCCTACGCCGCTGAGCACCTGGAGATCCACACCGAAAACGCGCAGGCCGATGCCGAACGCATTACCAATGCCGGCGCAATCTTCATCGGTCGCTTCTCGCCGGTGCCACTGGGCGATTACTCGGCCGGCTCTAACCACGTGTTGCCGACCTCCGGCACCGCCCGCCACGCCTCGGGCCTGTCAACGCACACCTTCCTCAAGTCGGTCCACATGATTGACTACAACGAGGCCGCGTTGAAGGAAGTTGCCGACAGCGTAGTAGTCCTGGCCAACGAAGAACGACTGCCAGCGCACGGCGAGGCCATCCGTGCCCGCTTTGAGACGCTTCTCGGCTCCGAGGACAATGGCGCAGAAAAGGGGAACAACTAA
- a CDS encoding carboxylating nicotinate-nucleotide diphosphorylase: MTLEKDTLRGVLNENITRGLIRTALQEDMSFGPDVTSLSTVSASAQALARLVARQEGVIAAIDAVEWTLQEVISGEFTVEKHVEDGTLVRPGTVLATISAPTRGLLTAERTMLNILTHASGVATATRQWADAIIGTGARVRDSRKTLPGLRNLEKYAVTCGGGINHRYALGDEALIKDNHVVAVGSVSGALKRVRDQYPELPCEVEVDTLAQLDEILPMKPDIVMLDNFEVWETQIAVQRRSQISPATQLESSGGLTIDVAREYASCGVDYLAVGALTHSAKVFDVGLDFDEQ; encoded by the coding sequence ATGACTCTTGAGAAGGACACTCTGCGCGGGGTGCTGAACGAAAACATCACCCGTGGCCTCATTCGGACGGCACTACAGGAAGACATGAGCTTCGGGCCGGATGTGACCTCGCTGTCGACAGTCTCGGCATCTGCGCAGGCACTCGCCCGCCTGGTGGCCCGGCAAGAGGGCGTTATCGCGGCAATCGATGCGGTGGAGTGGACGCTGCAGGAGGTCATCTCGGGTGAGTTCACCGTCGAAAAGCACGTTGAAGATGGCACCCTGGTGCGTCCTGGCACAGTGCTGGCAACGATTTCTGCGCCGACTCGGGGGTTGCTGACTGCTGAGCGGACAATGCTGAATATCCTCACGCACGCCAGTGGTGTAGCTACTGCGACGCGCCAGTGGGCTGACGCGATTATCGGCACCGGTGCGCGGGTGCGCGATTCCCGAAAGACGCTGCCGGGGCTGCGCAACCTGGAAAAGTATGCTGTGACCTGCGGCGGCGGAATTAACCACCGCTACGCTTTGGGCGATGAAGCACTGATTAAGGACAATCACGTGGTGGCTGTCGGTTCCGTGTCCGGTGCGTTGAAGAGGGTGCGGGATCAGTACCCGGAGCTGCCGTGTGAGGTGGAAGTCGATACCCTCGCACAGCTCGATGAGATCCTGCCGATGAAGCCGGACATCGTCATGCTGGACAACTTCGAGGTCTGGGAGACCCAGATTGCGGTGCAGCGCCGCTCGCAGATTTCTCCGGCCACGCAGCTTGAGTCCTCTGGTGGACTGACCATCGATGTGGCTCGTGAGTACGCGTCCTGTGGTGTCGATTACCTGGCTGTGGGCGCGCTAACCCACTCGGCCAAGGTGTTCGATGTCGGACTCGACTTCGACGAGCAGTAG
- the nadB gene encoding L-aspartate oxidase has protein sequence MRPSFDSWTLTCDFLVIGGGVAGLSAARRALELGLDVLVIDSVEWRVGARKQLRFADAATNLAQGGLAVVGLDDDPSGHVANGFDDTTDSHIADTLDAGAGHCDEGAVASIIRAGAAATEWLIGLGATFDPARDNPAVYSRTKEGGHHARRIIHAGGDATGAEIERALEASVTGVRVLQNATARQLIVGKDGRVLGALVADPRGGGAIRAGATLLATGGVGHIYRATTAPSGARGEAIGMASDAGAEIRDMEFIQFHPTVLYDERSASDGTGRRHLISEAVRGEGAILVDSRGNSVTAGVDPRGDLAPRDIVSRAIATRMRELGEDHVFLDARHIDNFAARFPTITAGLTAAEIDPTKDLIPVAPAVHYTCGGIAVDPFGATSVPGLYAAGECSATGLHGANRLASNSLLEGLVVGKRVVEKVAETHAVPVGDEEFAAAVESLPQPRSELEPRQLFRLQTAMQEGAGVTRNEQSLRQALAVIDRLPQSVQVVAARKVVEAALARPYTLGCHTWFEKDGD, from the coding sequence CTGCGCCCATCATTCGACAGTTGGACACTGACGTGTGACTTCCTCGTCATCGGCGGGGGAGTCGCAGGGCTCAGTGCTGCGCGTCGGGCCCTTGAGCTCGGCCTCGACGTGCTGGTTATCGACAGCGTCGAGTGGCGCGTCGGTGCCCGCAAACAGCTACGTTTCGCCGATGCGGCCACGAATCTCGCACAGGGCGGGCTCGCGGTCGTCGGGCTTGACGACGACCCCAGCGGCCATGTGGCCAATGGGTTCGATGACACCACTGATTCCCACATCGCGGATACTCTCGATGCCGGTGCCGGCCACTGCGATGAAGGGGCCGTGGCTTCTATCATCCGTGCTGGCGCTGCGGCGACCGAGTGGCTGATAGGGCTAGGCGCTACATTCGACCCGGCGCGGGATAACCCGGCCGTATATTCCCGCACCAAAGAGGGCGGACACCACGCGCGGCGCATCATTCATGCCGGCGGTGACGCCACTGGTGCTGAAATCGAGCGCGCCCTAGAAGCCTCAGTTACCGGCGTGCGAGTACTACAAAACGCCACAGCGCGCCAGCTCATCGTTGGCAAAGACGGCCGCGTGCTGGGGGCGCTGGTAGCGGATCCCCGTGGGGGTGGAGCTATTCGAGCAGGCGCCACTCTGCTGGCTACCGGCGGCGTGGGCCATATTTACCGCGCGACCACGGCCCCCTCGGGTGCCCGCGGTGAGGCTATCGGCATGGCCTCCGATGCTGGCGCGGAGATTCGGGACATGGAGTTTATCCAGTTTCACCCGACGGTGCTCTATGACGAGCGCTCGGCATCAGATGGCACCGGCCGACGCCATCTCATCAGCGAGGCTGTCCGTGGTGAAGGAGCCATTCTCGTCGACTCCCGGGGCAACAGTGTGACCGCCGGCGTTGACCCTCGCGGGGACCTGGCTCCGCGCGATATCGTCTCGCGCGCCATCGCGACTCGCATGCGCGAGCTCGGCGAGGACCACGTCTTCCTCGACGCACGTCACATCGACAACTTCGCCGCCCGCTTTCCGACGATCACAGCGGGCCTGACCGCAGCGGAGATTGATCCGACCAAGGACCTCATTCCCGTGGCCCCGGCGGTCCACTACACCTGTGGTGGTATTGCCGTCGACCCATTCGGTGCAACTAGTGTGCCGGGCCTCTATGCGGCCGGCGAATGCTCCGCAACAGGGCTCCACGGTGCCAACAGGTTGGCCTCCAATTCGTTGCTGGAGGGCCTGGTCGTCGGCAAGCGGGTGGTCGAAAAAGTCGCTGAAACACACGCTGTGCCGGTCGGGGACGAGGAATTCGCAGCGGCCGTTGAAAGCCTGCCTCAGCCACGGTCAGAACTGGAACCACGGCAGCTTTTCCGGTTGCAGACGGCGATGCAGGAAGGCGCTGGTGTAACGCGTAATGAGCAGAGCTTGCGGCAGGCGTTGGCGGTTATCGATCGGCTCCCGCAATCGGTTCAGGTCGTGGCCGCAAGGAAAGTCGTCGAAGCAGCATTGGCACGACCATATACTTTGGGGTGCCACACTTGGTTTGAAAAGGATGGGGATTAG
- the nadA gene encoding quinolinate synthase NadA: MNTSLAANASSLPRLESDLYESVVDKDGRYGGVIADERWAQEIKRLARERNAVILAHNYQLPEIQDIADYTGDSLGLSRIAAETDADVIVFCGVHFMAETAKILSPEKTVLIPDERAGCSLADSITADELAEWKAENPGALVVSYVNTTADVKALTDICCTSSNAVDVVKSIPEDQEILFNPDQFLGAHVRRETGRDKIKVWAGECHVHANINGEELAHRAEENADSQLFIHPECGCANSAIYLAGEGTIEPERVQMLSTGEMLTEAQKLKENKPNGKVLVATEVGMLHQLRKAAPDVDFEPVNDRASCSYMKLITPAALLRCLVEGTDEVDVEPDVADKARASVERMIAIGNPGGGE, translated from the coding sequence GTGAATACCAGCCTTGCGGCCAATGCTTCCAGCCTGCCGCGCCTTGAATCGGATCTGTACGAATCGGTAGTCGATAAAGATGGCCGCTACGGTGGCGTAATTGCAGATGAGCGCTGGGCCCAGGAGATTAAGCGCCTCGCCCGCGAACGCAATGCCGTAATTCTTGCGCACAACTACCAGCTGCCGGAGATTCAGGATATTGCCGATTACACAGGCGACTCCCTCGGACTTTCCCGCATCGCTGCGGAAACCGATGCCGACGTCATCGTCTTCTGTGGTGTCCACTTCATGGCGGAAACCGCCAAAATTCTGAGCCCAGAGAAGACCGTCCTTATTCCGGACGAGCGCGCCGGCTGCTCCCTGGCGGACTCCATCACCGCAGATGAACTGGCCGAGTGGAAGGCAGAGAATCCCGGCGCACTGGTAGTCAGCTACGTCAACACCACGGCAGACGTAAAGGCTCTGACCGACATCTGCTGTACTTCCTCCAACGCCGTCGACGTGGTCAAGTCCATCCCGGAAGACCAGGAGATCCTGTTCAACCCGGATCAGTTCCTCGGCGCACACGTCCGCCGTGAGACCGGCCGCGACAAGATCAAGGTATGGGCTGGTGAGTGCCACGTCCACGCCAACATCAACGGTGAGGAACTCGCGCACCGCGCGGAAGAGAACGCCGATTCGCAGCTGTTCATTCACCCGGAGTGCGGTTGCGCGAACTCTGCGATTTACCTCGCAGGTGAAGGCACCATCGAGCCCGAGCGCGTGCAGATGCTCTCCACCGGCGAGATGCTGACCGAGGCGCAGAAGCTGAAGGAGAACAAGCCCAACGGCAAGGTGCTCGTGGCCACTGAGGTGGGCATGCTCCACCAGCTGCGCAAGGCCGCGCCGGATGTCGACTTTGAGCCGGTCAACGACCGCGCTTCCTGCTCGTACATGAAGCTCATCACTCCGGCGGCTCTGCTGCGCTGCCTCGTTGAGGGCACTGATGAAGTCGATGTCGAGCCGGATGTCGCCGACAAGGCGCGCGCTTCTGTCGAGCGCATGATCGCCATCGGTAACCCAGGCGGAGGCGAGTAA